A genomic segment from Janthinobacterium sp. 64 encodes:
- a CDS encoding amidohydrolase, whose protein sequence is MHANTILLNGRFHTVDRTQPLASAVAIADGKFLAVGDVEDVMRHRGPATQLIDLAGRTVIPGLNDSHLHLIRGGLNYNLELRWEGVPSLADALRMLKEQALRTPNPQWVRVVGGWTEFQFAEKRMPTLDEINAAAPDTPVFILHLYDRALLNRAALRAVGYDKNTPNPPGGEIVRDAAGNPTGLLIARPNAMILYATLAQGPKLPLDLQVNSTRQFMRELNRLGITSAIDAGGGFQNYPEDYAVVDELAQKEQLTIRIAYNLFTQNKGAELRDFQKWTGMIKPGDGTDFYRHNGAGEMLVFSAADFEDFLEPRPELAAGMEDELEKVVRHLVEQRWPFRLHATYDESISRMLDVFEKVNRDTPFGGLHWLFDHAETISPKNIDRVRALGGGIAIQHRMAFQGEYFVERYGADAAKATPPVQRMLDAGVPVGGGTDATRVASYNPWTALYWLVSGRTVGGLALTEAAGRLSRDTALELWTAGSAWFSSEQGKKGRIREGMLADLAVLSADYFAVPEEAIKSIESVLTMVGGKIVYGQAEFTTLAPPPIPVLPEWSPVRTVPGHYRPAARPAQALLPHQCAGACGVHAHAHDRARKSAVPVSDFSGFWGTLGCSCFAF, encoded by the coding sequence ATGCACGCAAACACCATCTTGCTCAACGGCCGTTTCCACACGGTCGACCGGACGCAGCCGCTGGCGTCCGCCGTCGCCATCGCCGATGGCAAATTTCTCGCCGTGGGCGACGTGGAGGACGTGATGCGCCATCGCGGCCCGGCCACGCAGCTGATCGACCTGGCTGGCCGCACGGTGATTCCCGGCCTGAACGACTCGCATCTGCACCTGATCCGGGGCGGCTTGAACTACAACCTGGAATTGCGCTGGGAAGGCGTGCCTTCGCTGGCCGATGCCTTGCGCATGCTCAAGGAACAAGCCTTGCGCACGCCGAACCCGCAGTGGGTGCGCGTCGTGGGCGGTTGGACCGAGTTCCAGTTCGCGGAAAAGCGCATGCCCACCCTCGATGAAATCAACGCGGCCGCGCCCGACACGCCCGTCTTCATCCTGCACCTGTACGACCGCGCCCTGCTGAACCGGGCCGCCCTGCGCGCCGTCGGCTACGATAAAAATACGCCGAATCCGCCGGGCGGCGAAATCGTGCGCGACGCGGCCGGCAATCCGACCGGCCTGCTGATCGCCCGCCCGAACGCCATGATTTTATATGCGACCCTGGCGCAAGGCCCCAAGCTGCCGCTCGACTTGCAAGTCAATTCCACGCGCCAGTTCATGCGCGAACTCAATCGTCTGGGCATCACCAGCGCCATCGACGCGGGCGGCGGCTTCCAGAACTATCCCGAGGATTACGCCGTCGTCGACGAGCTGGCGCAAAAGGAGCAGCTGACCATCCGCATCGCCTACAACCTGTTCACGCAAAACAAGGGCGCGGAACTGCGGGACTTCCAGAAGTGGACGGGCATGATCAAACCGGGCGACGGCACGGACTTTTACCGCCACAACGGCGCCGGCGAAATGCTGGTGTTTTCCGCCGCCGACTTCGAGGATTTCCTCGAGCCGCGTCCCGAGCTGGCGGCCGGCATGGAGGATGAACTGGAAAAGGTCGTGCGCCACCTGGTCGAGCAGCGCTGGCCGTTCCGCCTGCACGCCACCTATGACGAATCGATCAGCCGCATGCTCGACGTGTTCGAAAAGGTCAACCGCGACACACCGTTCGGCGGCTTGCACTGGCTGTTCGACCACGCGGAAACCATCAGCCCGAAAAACATCGACCGGGTCAGGGCGCTCGGTGGCGGCATCGCCATCCAGCACCGCATGGCCTTCCAGGGCGAATATTTTGTCGAGCGTTATGGCGCGGATGCCGCCAAGGCCACACCCCCCGTGCAGCGCATGCTGGACGCGGGCGTACCCGTGGGCGGCGGCACGGATGCGACCAGGGTCGCCAGCTACAACCCGTGGACGGCGCTGTACTGGCTGGTGTCGGGGCGCACCGTGGGCGGCCTGGCCCTGACGGAGGCGGCGGGCAGATTGTCGCGCGACACGGCGCTGGAACTGTGGACGGCGGGCAGCGCCTGGTTTTCCAGCGAACAAGGCAAGAAGGGGCGTATCCGCGAGGGCATGCTGGCCGACCTTGCCGTGCTGTCGGCCGATTATTTCGCCGTGCCGGAAGAGGCGATCAAGTCCATCGAATCCGTGCTGACCATGGTCGGCGGCAAGATCGTCTACGGCCAGGCGGAATTCACCACGCTGGCGCCGCCCCCGATTCCCGTGCTGCCCGAGTGGTCGCCCGTGCGCACGGTGCCGGGCCACTACCGTCCTGCGGCCAGGCCGGCGCAAGCCTTGCTACCGCACCAGTGCGCGGGCGCCTGCGGCGTGCACGCGCACGCCCACGACCGGGCGCGCAAGTCGGCCGTGCCGGTCAGCGATTTTTCCGGCTTCTGGGGCACCTTGGGCTGCAGCTGCTTCGCCTTCTAG
- a CDS encoding vWA domain-containing protein gives MRIPHKRQSGQVLIMVALSAVVLIASAGLAIDSALGYFVKAKLNAAVDSASLAAARGVTLGDTQAAQANNARQSAKEFFDINYPDKFLLSTPVLNPVGVVFDRGTVTIDVSATASMPVSLMGILGFKTLNVAAAAQTIRKDLDMVLVMDTSGSLSSNAAAVRAAGKSFLNKFNSTVDRIGLLHFSSGNVIDLPIKKLDRGFNRTQASTAIDNYAFSGNTNYSEGMWRAREQLNGISQSDRSSLRVIVFFSDGAPTALSSYFFPATSGNCTEAGALAVSATLPSSGRATSGLYRIDAASQSLPPTNSCAASLINKLPAWYNAHQTKAQADAAAPGEFPILTNTPRKVTADISTRTLQYDNVHRAARNLPEAMASKSRLENTYIFTLGMGAGLKAKEGPDNEVGEDLLRCMANTADAPLRCRKPAEPVGLYCYAATESDLSPCFTRLASAILRISK, from the coding sequence ATGCGCATTCCACACAAGCGGCAAAGCGGCCAAGTGCTGATCATGGTGGCGCTATCGGCCGTCGTGCTGATCGCTTCGGCGGGCCTGGCCATCGATTCGGCGCTCGGCTACTTCGTCAAGGCCAAGCTCAATGCGGCCGTCGACTCGGCCAGCCTGGCGGCGGCGCGCGGCGTGACCTTGGGCGATACACAGGCGGCGCAGGCGAACAACGCGCGCCAATCGGCCAAGGAATTTTTTGACATCAACTATCCCGACAAATTCCTGCTCTCCACGCCCGTACTCAATCCCGTCGGCGTGGTTTTCGACAGGGGCACCGTCACCATCGACGTCTCGGCCACCGCCTCGATGCCCGTCTCGCTGATGGGCATACTCGGCTTCAAGACCCTGAACGTGGCAGCTGCCGCGCAAACCATCCGCAAGGACCTCGACATGGTGCTGGTCATGGATACGTCGGGGTCGCTGTCCAGCAATGCGGCCGCCGTACGGGCCGCAGGCAAGTCATTCCTGAATAAATTCAATTCCACCGTGGACCGGATCGGCTTGCTGCATTTTTCCAGCGGCAACGTCATCGACCTGCCGATCAAGAAGCTCGACCGGGGCTTCAACCGCACGCAAGCGAGCACTGCGATCGACAACTACGCTTTTAGTGGCAACACGAATTACTCGGAAGGCATGTGGCGGGCACGCGAACAGCTCAATGGCATCAGCCAGTCCGACCGCTCCAGCCTGCGCGTCATCGTCTTCTTTTCCGACGGTGCGCCCACTGCCTTGTCCTCGTATTTTTTCCCCGCCACCAGCGGCAACTGCACGGAGGCCGGGGCGCTGGCCGTCTCGGCCACGCTGCCCTCCAGCGGCAGGGCAACGAGCGGGCTGTATCGCATTGATGCTGCCTCGCAAAGTCTTCCCCCCACCAACTCGTGCGCGGCTAGCCTGATCAACAAGCTGCCTGCCTGGTATAACGCCCACCAAACCAAGGCCCAGGCCGATGCCGCGGCGCCAGGGGAATTTCCCATCTTGACCAATACGCCGCGCAAGGTGACGGCAGACATTTCCACACGCACGCTCCAATACGACAATGTGCACCGTGCAGCGCGCAACTTGCCCGAAGCGATGGCAAGCAAGTCGCGCCTGGAAAACACCTACATATTTACCCTGGGCATGGGCGCGGGACTGAAGGCCAAGGAAGGCCCGGACAACGAGGTGGGCGAAGACTTGCTGCGCTGCATGGCCAATACGGCCGATGCGCCATTGCGCTGCCGCAAGCCGGCCGAACCCGTGGGCCTGTACTGCTATGCCGCCACGGAGAGCGACCTGAGCCCCTGCTTTACGCGCCTCGCCTCGGCCATCCTGCGCATTTCCAAATAA
- a CDS encoding TadE/TadG family type IV pilus assembly protein, whose product MMRRRSLPLLRRAARGIAAVEFAIVLPLLAVLLFMVVDLSRAIQAKIILLNISREGANLASRSTTDLSGSGQTIMNALAASTPPLDMNKRGMIYITKIMGYTAKSGLRNIVLEQYRWDAGAKASGYLPASQVWKQCGSWSNGTCTNIAKADSAPTVSLMSGQLSDGELIYAVETFYNFDMLFGTLKIGNSTTPVLGPNLNSMTVF is encoded by the coding sequence ATGATGCGCCGCCGCTCGCTCCCTCTGCTACGCCGTGCCGCGCGCGGCATCGCCGCGGTGGAATTTGCCATCGTGCTGCCACTGCTGGCCGTGCTGCTGTTCATGGTGGTCGACCTGTCGCGCGCCATCCAGGCCAAGATCATCCTGCTCAACATCAGCCGCGAAGGCGCCAACCTGGCCTCGCGCTCGACCACCGACCTGAGCGGTTCGGGCCAGACCATCATGAATGCGCTGGCCGCCAGCACACCGCCGCTGGACATGAACAAGCGCGGCATGATCTATATCACCAAGATCATGGGCTACACGGCGAAGAGCGGCTTGCGCAATATCGTGCTGGAACAGTACCGCTGGGACGCCGGCGCGAAGGCCAGCGGCTACCTGCCCGCCAGCCAGGTGTGGAAACAATGCGGCAGCTGGAGCAATGGCACGTGCACCAATATCGCCAAGGCCGACAGTGCCCCCACAGTGTCACTGATGTCGGGCCAGTTGTCCGACGGCGAACTGATTTATGCCGTGGAGACTTTCTATAATTTCGACATGCTGTTCGGCACATTGAAAATTGGCAACAGCACGACGCCTGTCCTCGGTCCCAACCTTAATTCAATGACGGTATTCTGA
- a CDS encoding TadE family protein — protein sequence MMLNQATPFRSPQGRFRQCGSAIVEFAIIAPAFLLLMIGIIEVSMAYFANLTMQHAVREGARYAVTGNKDLDPASSNQQRYQAVIQKMKESSMGIYDKVNPVITVNGVSGTSTGMFGNSGDIVVISVAYNWKFATPMMAAFYKDGKSSNIVAATMRNESFGGL from the coding sequence ATGATGCTCAACCAGGCCACACCCTTCCGGTCCCCGCAAGGCAGATTCAGGCAATGCGGCTCCGCCATCGTCGAGTTCGCCATCATCGCACCAGCCTTCCTGCTGCTCATGATAGGCATCATCGAGGTGAGCATGGCGTATTTCGCCAATCTCACCATGCAGCATGCGGTACGCGAAGGCGCGCGCTATGCCGTGACGGGCAACAAGGATCTCGATCCCGCCAGCAGCAACCAGCAGCGCTACCAGGCCGTCATTCAAAAAATGAAGGAAAGTTCGATGGGCATCTACGACAAGGTCAATCCCGTCATCACGGTGAACGGCGTGAGCGGCACCAGCACCGGCATGTTCGGCAACAGCGGCGATATCGTCGTCATCTCCGTCGCATACAACTGGAAATTCGCCACGCCGATGATGGCCGCCTTCTACAAGGACGGCAAATCGTCCAACATCGTCGCCGCCACCATGCGCAATGAAAGCTTTGGCGGCCTATGA
- a CDS encoding sensor histidine kinase has product MISGMRLLLSVTALLTLIINPGKLGVPNQLAWLILCSYVLHSAVLFVFLYFKHPVVHGKLISWLDVLWCGLIVYGTGGADSYFFPFFFFVILAASFQRGLDEGARITLASCVLLVLASVASTPELIISHLLLRTTFVMALGYMIAYWGGLGLLQKRRLALLREVSQQSNPRFGVDHTVASVLQKARVFFDASSCILVMREGDAAQWQLRTALEERGGHAGRVSQLSEAAVAPLMVFDASQSVLYAPSLRTRLGLASVLTGVERGSVKWQRIDADGPQGTALAELLDARSFISVPLPLHKGLGRIYVISAKNRLTRADARFLLHIVAQVFPLIENIAILDKLASGAAFRERQKIARDLHDSTIQPYIGLRHGMSALRAKVAADSPLLADLDKLIDMSGQVIDDLRRMAQTVRGGAAREQVTLLVALRRQAEQLKKFFGITIEIVSDSAFDLSDRLAAEVFQIVNEGMSNIRKHTTAREGRVTLVCDAHALSISIENAGETSSRVEFMPASIAERAMALGGRVQVSQGADGATAVHIEIPV; this is encoded by the coding sequence ATGATCTCTGGCATGCGCCTGCTGCTGTCGGTGACGGCCTTATTAACGCTGATCATCAACCCGGGCAAGCTGGGTGTGCCGAATCAGCTGGCCTGGCTGATCCTGTGTTCGTATGTGCTGCATAGCGCAGTGCTGTTTGTTTTTCTTTATTTCAAGCATCCGGTGGTGCATGGCAAGCTGATATCCTGGCTCGACGTGCTGTGGTGCGGGCTGATCGTGTATGGCACCGGGGGCGCCGATAGCTATTTTTTCCCCTTCTTTTTCTTCGTCATCCTGGCGGCGTCGTTTCAGCGCGGACTCGATGAAGGCGCGCGCATCACGCTTGCCTCCTGTGTTCTGCTGGTGCTGGCATCGGTGGCATCGACCCCTGAGCTGATCATTTCGCACCTGTTGCTGCGCACGACCTTTGTCATGGCGCTTGGCTACATGATTGCGTACTGGGGCGGCCTGGGGCTGTTGCAGAAGCGCCGCCTGGCGTTGTTGCGCGAGGTCAGCCAGCAATCGAATCCCCGCTTTGGCGTCGACCACACGGTGGCGTCGGTCTTGCAGAAAGCGCGAGTTTTTTTTGATGCCAGCAGCTGTATCCTCGTCATGCGCGAGGGCGATGCGGCGCAGTGGCAGTTGCGTACGGCGCTAGAAGAGAGAGGCGGACACGCGGGGCGTGTCAGCCAGCTGAGCGAAGCCGCGGTGGCGCCGCTGATGGTGTTCGATGCCAGCCAGAGCGTGCTGTACGCGCCGTCGTTGCGCACGCGCCTGGGGCTGGCGAGCGTGCTCACGGGAGTCGAACGCGGCAGTGTGAAGTGGCAGCGGATCGATGCGGATGGGCCGCAGGGCACGGCGCTGGCCGAACTGCTCGATGCGCGCTCCTTCATCAGCGTGCCCCTTCCTTTGCATAAGGGACTGGGCCGCATCTACGTGATCTCCGCGAAGAACCGGCTGACCCGGGCCGACGCCAGATTCCTGCTGCATATCGTGGCGCAAGTGTTCCCCCTGATTGAAAACATTGCCATTCTCGACAAGCTGGCCTCCGGTGCGGCGTTCCGCGAGCGGCAAAAGATTGCGCGCGACTTGCACGATTCGACCATCCAGCCGTATATCGGCCTGCGCCATGGCATGAGTGCCTTGCGCGCCAAGGTGGCCGCCGACAGCCCCTTGCTGGCCGATCTCGACAAGCTGATCGACATGAGTGGCCAGGTGATTGACGACCTGCGCCGGATGGCGCAGACGGTGCGCGGCGGCGCGGCGCGGGAGCAGGTGACCTTGCTGGTGGCGCTGCGGCGCCAGGCGGAACAGCTGAAGAAGTTTTTTGGCATCACGATCGAGATCGTCTCGGACAGCGCGTTTGATCTCAGCGACCGGCTGGCAGCCGAAGTGTTTCAGATAGTCAATGAAGGCATGAGCAATATCCGCAAGCACACCACTGCCCGCGAGGGCCGCGTGACACTCGTTTGCGATGCGCATGCCTTGTCGATCTCGATAGAGAATGCGGGCGAAACGTCGTCCCGTGTCGAGTTCATGCCTGCCTCCATTGCTGAACGCGCCATGGCGCTGGGCGGCCGGGTGCAGGTCAGCCAGGGCGCTGATGGTGCCACCGCCGTGCATATTGAAATTCCAGTCTGA
- a CDS encoding response regulator yields the protein MSSLHPIRVMLVDDHKTMLWGLEKLLEEAQPAMQVVASTSTIGGALELAESLRPDIVVLDVDLAGVCSVDFIPALLANGVTRAVMFSGTRDQEVLGRAVRSGARGVIGKEAVAEQVIDTIARVHRGELCLDQALLGSLLGALIKPAPAPAPPDPEMARIAQLTLKERKIVAMMVEGNGALNKTIAQRAFISEQTLRNHLTSIYSKLDVANRLELYVYAVKNGLAAPQEC from the coding sequence ATGTCAAGTCTGCATCCCATCCGCGTCATGCTGGTTGATGATCATAAAACCATGTTGTGGGGACTGGAAAAACTGCTGGAAGAGGCGCAGCCGGCGATGCAGGTGGTCGCCAGCACCAGTACGATAGGCGGCGCGCTGGAGCTTGCCGAGAGCTTGCGCCCCGATATTGTCGTGCTGGACGTGGACCTCGCCGGCGTGTGTTCCGTCGATTTCATCCCCGCGCTGTTGGCCAATGGCGTCACGCGGGCGGTGATGTTCAGCGGCACGCGCGACCAGGAGGTGCTGGGCCGCGCCGTGCGCAGCGGCGCGCGCGGCGTGATCGGCAAGGAGGCGGTGGCGGAGCAGGTGATCGATACCATTGCCAGGGTACACCGGGGCGAATTGTGCCTGGACCAGGCTTTGCTGGGCAGTTTGCTGGGAGCACTGATCAAGCCGGCGCCAGCGCCGGCGCCGCCCGATCCCGAAATGGCGCGCATTGCCCAGTTGACCCTCAAGGAACGCAAGATAGTCGCCATGATGGTCGAAGGCAATGGGGCACTCAACAAGACCATCGCGCAGCGCGCCTTCATTTCCGAGCAAACCTTGCGCAATCACTTGACGTCGATTTATAGCAAGCTGGACGTGGCCAACCGTCTGGAATTGTATGTGTACGCGGTGAAGAACGGGCTGGCGGCGCCCCAGGAATGCTGA
- a CDS encoding Flp family type IVb pilin — MNFIKNFIAEEDGVTAIEYALIAALVAAALVAGIGLFTTGLKDAFGAIGTKLSGITI; from the coding sequence ATGAATTTCATCAAAAACTTTATCGCTGAAGAAGATGGCGTGACCGCAATTGAATACGCACTGATCGCTGCGCTGGTCGCTGCAGCGCTGGTGGCCGGCATTGGCCTGTTCACGACTGGCTTGAAAGACGCCTTTGGCGCTATCGGCACCAAGCTGTCAGGTATCACGATCTAA
- a CDS encoding A24 family peptidase, with protein MFSPALVLWGLLAAAVWHDVRSRRIPNRLVFPGALMGLLLNSLSVHFDGVLAPVSAPLGLPMALAGFAVGLVLLLPMYAIKAMGAGDVKLMAMVGAFLGPYPVAIALLFSLLAGGVMAVFVASWNGTLLRVTTNSYHLLLQSLMRGVAGDLPRIDAPALPSGKLPYAIAIATGTFIYLALAARGSLGVFA; from the coding sequence ATGTTTTCGCCTGCCCTCGTCCTATGGGGCTTGCTTGCCGCTGCCGTCTGGCATGACGTGCGCAGCCGCCGCATCCCGAATCGCTTGGTGTTTCCCGGCGCCCTGATGGGCCTGCTGCTCAATAGCCTGTCGGTGCACTTCGACGGCGTGCTGGCGCCGGTCTCCGCGCCACTGGGTTTGCCAATGGCGCTGGCCGGCTTTGCCGTGGGCCTGGTGCTGCTGCTGCCCATGTATGCGATAAAGGCGATGGGGGCCGGCGATGTCAAACTGATGGCGATGGTCGGTGCCTTTCTTGGCCCCTATCCGGTGGCCATCGCCTTGCTCTTCAGCTTGCTTGCAGGCGGCGTGATGGCGGTCTTTGTTGCGAGCTGGAATGGCACGCTGCTCAGGGTGACGACCAACAGCTACCATTTGCTGTTGCAAAGCCTGATGCGCGGCGTGGCCGGCGACTTGCCGCGCATCGATGCACCAGCGCTGCCTAGCGGCAAATTACCGTATGCGATCGCCATTGCTACCGGTACATTCATCTATCTTGCCTTGGCGGCGCGCGGCAGTCTCGGAGTGTTTGCGTGA
- a CDS encoding ATP-binding protein: MTPVAPPALPILPADARAPRTVEETGLPFFFLVELLVKVLFQRGQLHLPELASYVKLGLGVIDPVMAFMRQEKMCEVMRRGASGTDADIHYQLTDSGRQRALECLARNAYAGPCPVPLAAYNAQVAAQSVANMHVTRPQVQASFDGVVVNSAVLDQLGAAMNSGRAIFIYGAAGSGKTYLAERLQDLLQGAIALPYAIMVDGEVVPFYDPVLHLPAAQQQEAPAGIERAVQLDARWVRGVRRPAVLTGGELTLEMLDLRFDSVTRLYRAPPHLKANNGIFIIDDLGRQRCSPLELMNRWIVPMDRAIDYLSLHNGHTFQVPFDVVVVFSSNFLPERLSDAAFLRRLGYKIEVPALSAAHYETVFRQTCATYGVAFDAAAFAFLLQRHARGATPLLACYPRDLLRQVRDLARYEGTAAQLNEQVLDWAWNNYFAGENQRHGADDMAGEERAVQERREPKSS; the protein is encoded by the coding sequence GTGACGCCTGTCGCCCCGCCGGCCTTGCCTATCTTGCCAGCCGACGCCAGGGCCCCGCGCACCGTCGAAGAGACGGGCTTGCCCTTCTTTTTCCTGGTCGAATTGCTGGTGAAGGTGCTGTTCCAGCGGGGACAGCTGCACCTGCCTGAACTGGCCAGCTACGTCAAGCTGGGCCTGGGCGTGATCGACCCCGTCATGGCCTTCATGCGGCAGGAAAAAATGTGCGAAGTCATGCGCCGCGGCGCCAGCGGCACGGATGCCGATATCCACTACCAGTTGACGGACAGCGGCCGCCAACGCGCCCTCGAGTGCCTGGCGCGCAATGCCTATGCGGGCCCATGCCCTGTGCCGCTGGCCGCCTACAACGCGCAGGTGGCGGCGCAAAGCGTGGCCAACATGCACGTCACGCGCCCGCAGGTACAGGCCAGCTTCGACGGCGTGGTAGTCAATTCTGCCGTGCTCGACCAACTGGGCGCGGCCATGAATTCCGGGCGCGCCATTTTCATCTACGGCGCCGCCGGCAGCGGCAAGACGTATCTGGCCGAACGCTTGCAAGACTTGCTGCAAGGGGCCATTGCCCTGCCTTACGCCATCATGGTCGATGGCGAAGTCGTGCCCTTTTATGACCCGGTGCTGCATTTGCCGGCGGCGCAGCAGCAGGAAGCGCCGGCCGGCATCGAGCGCGCCGTGCAGCTCGACGCGCGCTGGGTGCGCGGCGTGCGCCGTCCGGCCGTGCTCACCGGCGGCGAGCTGACCCTGGAAATGCTGGACCTGCGCTTCGACAGCGTAACGCGTCTGTACCGCGCGCCGCCGCACCTGAAGGCCAACAACGGCATCTTCATCATCGACGACCTGGGACGCCAGCGCTGTTCGCCGCTGGAACTGATGAACCGCTGGATCGTGCCGATGGACCGCGCCATCGATTACCTGTCGCTGCACAACGGCCACACCTTTCAGGTGCCGTTCGACGTGGTGGTGGTGTTTTCCTCGAATTTCCTGCCCGAGCGCCTGTCGGATGCGGCCTTCCTGCGCCGCCTGGGTTACAAGATCGAAGTGCCGGCACTGAGCGCAGCGCATTACGAAACCGTGTTTCGCCAGACGTGCGCCACCTATGGCGTGGCGTTCGACGCGGCCGCCTTTGCCTTCCTGCTGCAGCGCCATGCGCGCGGCGCGACGCCCTTGCTGGCCTGCTATCCGCGCGACCTGCTGCGCCAGGTACGCGACCTGGCGCGCTACGAGGGCACGGCGGCGCAACTGAACGAGCAGGTGCTGGACTGGGCCTGGAACAATTATTTTGCCGGCGAGAATCAGCGCCATGGCGCGGACGATATGGCCGGGGAAGAGCGGGCCGTGCAAGAGCGGCGTGAACCGAAATCAAGCTGA